In Methanobrevibacter sp., one DNA window encodes the following:
- a CDS encoding HEAT repeat domain-containing protein, with protein MVGNLSIEEAIEALKDEDVATRKSAIASLENVNDEAIIDPLIQATKDENAQVRFKAAEILGNMGDAAVDKLIEEFTKSEGKDKRFLAFALKETEDEKVIPYFVESLDDEDFGVRKVAVRSLGELQAEDEFDNIAKCLEDEDWGVKLAAIQALGDLATDESIKLIKQARKTEDDKDFKKSCNKAIKKAEKRKKAKASGKAIVKVIPMSTIKEMEEANLKKAIKEYERYVESKQPKDAAYKRLCVLYRKENDYDNEVRVLETACEVFADNEKKLPYFEKRLAKMK; from the coding sequence ATGGTTGGAAACTTATCAATTGAAGAAGCTATTGAAGCATTGAAGGATGAGGATGTAGCTACCAGAAAATCAGCTATTGCAAGCTTGGAAAATGTAAATGATGAGGCAATCATCGACCCATTGATTCAAGCCACTAAGGATGAAAATGCGCAGGTTCGTTTTAAGGCTGCAGAGATTTTGGGAAACATGGGGGATGCAGCTGTAGATAAACTGATTGAGGAATTCACCAAATCAGAAGGAAAGGATAAAAGATTCCTTGCATTTGCACTTAAGGAAACTGAAGATGAGAAGGTAATTCCTTATTTTGTCGAATCCCTTGATGATGAGGATTTCGGAGTAAGAAAAGTGGCTGTCAGATCATTAGGTGAGCTTCAAGCTGAAGATGAATTTGATAATATTGCAAAATGTCTTGAAGATGAGGATTGGGGTGTAAAATTGGCTGCAATTCAAGCTTTGGGAGATTTGGCAACTGACGAATCCATTAAATTAATCAAGCAGGCAAGAAAGACTGAAGACGATAAGGACTTTAAGAAATCCTGCAATAAGGCAATCAAAAAGGCTGAAAAGAGGAAAAAGGCCAAGGCATCAGGAAAAGCAATTGTAAAAGTCATTCCAATGAGCACCATCAAGGAAATGGAAGAGGCCAACCTTAAAAAGGCGATTAAGGAATATGAAAGGTATGTTGAATCAAAACAGCCAAAAGATGCAGCATATAAAAGGTTATGTGTCCTTTACAGAAAAGAGAATGACTATGACAATGAAGTGAGAGTCTTGGAAACCGCATGTGAAGTGTTTGCGGATAATGAAAAGAAATTGCCTTACTTTGAAAAAAGATTGGCTAAAATGAAATAA